AAGCAAATCCAAACCAAACACAATATAGCGAGCTTTTGGTGTGGTTTTATATTCAAGGCAAAGAATTCGATAAAGCATTTTTTCAGGCCAAAGCCATTGATAAACGAAACAACGAAAATGGAAACAGAATTATTTCGCTTGGAAAAGTAGCAAGATCGAACAAAAATTTTGATTTGGCTACTGAGAGTTTCAACTACGTTATAAATAAAGGGAGCAATTGCACAAACCATTATATTGCAAACGAAGAATTGCTACATACACTTTTTCTCAAATATGAAATCGGAGCAAAAAACGATAGAAATGCTGTTTTAGAGTTAGAAAATAAGTATAAAAATACCATAAATAAATTTGGTAAAAGTGCTCTAACAATAAAATTAGTAAAAGAATTTGGGCATATTTTAGCATTCTATTTGCACAAAAAAGATGAAGCAATAAAAATTATGGAAGAAGCTATCACTTATAAAAATATAAAACCCGAACAATTGGCATATTGCAAATTAGAACTGGCAGATATTTATTTGTTGCAAGGAAATATATGGGAAGCAACTCTTGTTTATGCAAAAGTAGAGAAGACAAACAAAAATAACCCTATCGGCCATGAAGCAAAATTCAGGAAAGCCAGGTTAGCATACTATGCCGGCGATTTTCAGTGGGCTGAAGCACAGCTTGATGTTCTGAAAGCAAGCACCTCAAAACTTATTGCTAACGATGCTTTCGAACTTTCGCAATTGATAAATGACAATACTGCTTTAGACACTTCCGAAACAGCCCTTAAAATGTTTGCATTAGCAGATTTGTTTTTATATCAGGGAAATAACATTAGTGCAGAAAGTGTTTTTGATTCGATTTTAATCATTTTCCCAAATCATTCATTGATTGATGAGGTTTATCTTCGGAAAGCAAAATTGATGTTAAAAAATGAAGATACTGAGATGGCAGTTGAATATTATCAAAAATTGATTGACAATTATGCACATGATATTTACGGTGATGACGCATTGTTTGCTTTGGCAAAAATTTACGATTACAGATACGCAAATACTGAAAAAGCTATTGAACTTTATCAGAAATTATTGACTGAATTTCCTGGAAGTATCTTTGTTGTAGAAGCCCGAAAACGTTTCAGAACTCTCAGAGGTGATAATCCTGAAATAGAAGAAGTTATAAACTAACAATACGGCAGTTTGACAAAAGAAAGAATCATTTTAGGAATAGATCCTGGCACTGCCATTACAGGTTATGGATTGATAAAACTTGTTCAAAAAGAGATTATTATAATAAATTTTGGGGTTATCGAATTGCACAAATATTCTGATCATTACCTGAAATTGAAAAAAATATTCGAACGAACTTTGCATTTAATCGACGAGTATCACCCCGACGAACTTGCAATAGAAGCCCCATTTTACGGAAAAAATGTACAATCGATGCTGAAGCTCGGCAGAGCTCAAGGCGTGGCAATGTCTGCCGCATTGTATCGTTCAATCCCAATTTTCGAATATGCACCCCGAAAAGTAAAAATGGCAATAACGGGCGTTGGCAGTGCCTCGAAAGAACAAGTTGCCGATTTCTTGAAATATTTGCTAAAAATTGAAATTCCCATACATCTTGATGCCACCGATGGTCTTGCAGTAGCAGTTTGCCACTCAATGCAAAACATTAATACACAGTCGAATGGAGCAA
The genomic region above belongs to Bacteroidota bacterium and contains:
- a CDS encoding tetratricopeptide repeat protein, with the protein product MKHQYITIVLVFFTFQIFAQKVSDSRLAAEYYRSKDFAKAAVLYKKLSENSSSQTYFTYYVNCLIELKELANAEKVVKRRVKKYPNELAYYVDLGHVYEVQGNESKSKQSYEKAIKKLTANKNQIIRLANSFRMKRKWDFAEIVYLEGRKLLKDNTIFSNEMANNFMAQRKYNLMIDEYLNMLTYGSSSLKSVQQRLQSVLFMDVNDDLKNLIKQNLVRRIQANPNQTQYSELLVWFYIQGKEFDKAFFQAKAIDKRNNENGNRIISLGKVARSNKNFDLATESFNYVINKGSNCTNHYIANEELLHTLFLKYEIGAKNDRNAVLELENKYKNTINKFGKSALTIKLVKEFGHILAFYLHKKDEAIKIMEEAITYKNIKPEQLAYCKLELADIYLLQGNIWEATLVYAKVEKTNKNNPIGHEAKFRKARLAYYAGDFQWAEAQLDVLKASTSKLIANDAFELSQLINDNTALDTSETALKMFALADLFLYQGNNISAESVFDSILIIFPNHSLIDEVYLRKAKLMLKNEDTEMAVEYYQKLIDNYAHDIYGDDALFALAKIYDYRYANTEKAIELYQKLLTEFPGSIFVVEARKRFRTLRGDNPEIEEVIN
- the ruvC gene encoding crossover junction endodeoxyribonuclease RuvC; its protein translation is MTKERIILGIDPGTAITGYGLIKLVQKEIIIINFGVIELHKYSDHYLKLKKIFERTLHLIDEYHPDELAIEAPFYGKNVQSMLKLGRAQGVAMSAALYRSIPIFEYAPRKVKMAITGVGSASKEQVADFLKYLLKIEIPIHLDATDGLAVAVCHSMQNINTQSNGAKSWKDFINKNPGRLV